Proteins from a genomic interval of Drosophila gunungcola strain Sukarami chromosome X unlocalized genomic scaffold, Dgunungcola_SK_2 000023F, whole genome shotgun sequence:
- the LOC128260458 gene encoding uncharacterized protein DDB_G0283357 isoform X5 → MPKPTATSAAAAAAATATMKSYFSTINVKKGLLGRMTTSLTSYRRSKQKSKSNNDIHTIIATEVTTAILSSSVHSSTGSELEEGNPPAVATLIEELQDSRNEEQERDRDRDRDRNRDRDRERDREQQNHQQKDTQMESHHHRKAAVEVVRQQMQDDEDQDSNEDDEATPMMSGVGRKEQNNRRSVVSANTQMDNDVTPVYLAAQEGHLEVLKFLVLEAGGSLYVRARDGMAPIHAASQMGCLDCLKWMVQDQGVDPNLRDGDGATPLHFAASRGHLSVVRWLLNHGAKLSLDKYGKSPINDAAENQQVECLNVLVQHGTSVDYNAKSSSQRHKSQQQLHHQQHQQQQQQHQQQQQQHQQQQQHLSSSCNSNSNSSKQTSRSNTIKSKSSSTLSSDVEPFYLHPPAITGGAGGSAMGLGMAMSMGMSMGMGMGISRKNSDALYSQQSRSSSEKLYNGSSSLGGNPGVNSSSGAGGVGGGGGGGALLPNDGLYVNPMRNGGMYNTPSPNGSISGESFFLHDPQDIIYNRVRDLFVDSDCSSSVKQHGKSHDHAHSHSHSHQLMQSKAGNAMTIQADVHSSSSGAGSGSDESVSISSSFNSPKQQPQQLRSQSFNRHGSSSNISNISNISASGNIKNNINNNSNNYKPHKGLPNNQNGGGDHDYEDIYLVREESRKQHQQQHQLQQQQQQQQNQLQHQAVQQQQHKYNVGRSRSRDSGSHSRSASASSTRSTDIVLQYSNHHLNNKRNMNNSSNIINSSSNIALTNNNNNSLLNRNKSHSIIGLHSSKYDSSLKDNYSAKNVNLKNQLLNGGIKSDTYESVCPPEDVAERTKQTHKNSMIRNNLADTSTISNNNNNNSNNSISGSNNNISNMSNMNGGSQSSRNLKRVSSAPPMQNLAVVNGPPPPPLPPPLGAPAQQQRNNLNAEQSNNMNANNGIYKKNVFGPNLGPATVAAPPPVPAPNPIVADAVDSDSGLEVVEEPSLRPSELVRGNHNRTMSTISANKKAKLLNASSTNGVSAASPEDSRSGGGVNGNGNGNHTAPGATNNSNAHFYGYAEGVKGQRGNGNANGSGNGNGSYPNQQPHYQSNQHHQYTPSLYGGGSSAEDHYELTQQQQQIYGETHLAGGQRTGGPNLVNKQLVLPFVPPSFPNKSQDGVTHLIKPSEYLKSISIDKRSCPSSARSTDTEDYMQIQIAQQQQQQVHHSQLHSQHPQSHPHPHHPHPHHPHPHQLHGMGEQPPLPPPPPPLPHGMLPPQPPMMGPPMGGAGGQDVTMSGKSHKPKKPHGSAPNSQDTATRKQHQPLSAISIQDLNSVQLRRTDTQKVPKPYQMPARSLSMQCLTSSTDTYLKSDLIAELKISKDIPGIKKMKVEQQMASRMDSEHYMEITKQFSGNNYVDQIYLQIPERDQAGNAIPDWKRQMMAKKAAERAKKDFEERMAQEAESRRLSQIPQWKRDLLARREETENKLKAAIYTPKVEENNRVADTWRLKNRAMSIDNININLAGMEQHYQQIQFQQQQQQQQHQHQQLQQQHQQLQQQLHQLGNKENHGDLKSADQDQEQAVGGVQELLESSEGSQGHGEEEEDNIIPWRAQLRKTNSRLSLI, encoded by the exons CTACTTCTCCACGATCAACGTTAAGAAGGGCCTCCTTGGTCGCATGACCACCAGCCTGACCTCCTACCGTCGCAGCAAGCAGAAGTCCAAGTCGAACAATGACATCCACACGATCATCGCCACGGAAGTAACGACCGCCATCCTGAGCAGCAGTGTGCACAGCAGCACGGGATCGGAGCTCGAGGAGGGTAATCCCCCAGCCGTTGCCACGCTCATCGAGGAGCTCCAGGATTCCAGGAACGAGGAGCAAGAACGGGATCGGGATAGGGATAGAGATCGGAATCGGGATAGGGATAGGGAAAGGGATAGGGAGCAACAAAACCATCAGCAGAAGGATACCCAAATGGAGTCGCATCACCATCGCAAGGCCGCCGTGGAGGTGGTGCGCCAGCAAATGCAAGACGACGAGGATCAGGACTCCAACGAGGATGACGAGGCCACGCCCATGATGAGCGGCGTGGGGCGGAAGGAGCAGAACAACCGACGCAGCGTCGTCAG CGCCAATACGCAAATGGACAACGATGTCACGCCCGTCTATTTGGCGGCGCAGGAGGGCCACTTGGAGGTGCTCAAGTTTCTGGTGCTCGAGGCCGGCGGCTCTTTGTACGTCCGTGCACGCGACGGCATGGCACCGATCCATGCCGCTTCACAAATGGGCTGCTTGGATTGCCTCAAATGGATG GTCCAAGATCAAGGTGTGGATCCCAATTTGAGGGATGGCGATGGAGCCACGCCCCTGCACTTTGCCGCCTCCCGGGGCCATTTGTCCGTAGTCCGTTGGTTGCTCAATCATGGAGCGAAATTGTCCCTCGATAAGTACGGCAAATCGCCAATTAACGATGCTGCAGAAAATCAGCAGGTTGAG TGCCTGAATGTCTTGGTTCAGCATGGCACTTCGGTGGATTACAATGCCAAGAGCAGCTCGCAGAGGCACAAGTCGCAGCAGCAACTAcaccaccagcaacatcagcagcagcagcaacagcaccagcagcagcagcagcaacaccagcaacagcagcaacacctgagcagcagctgcaactcaaactcaaattcCTCGAAGCAAACGAGTCGCAGCAATACGATCAAGTCCAAGTCCTCCTCGACTTTGAGCTCCGACGTGGAGCCATTCTACTTGCATCCACCGGCCATCACAGGCGGAGCTGGAGGATCGGCAATGGGCCTGGGCATGGCCATGAGCATGGGCATgagcatgggcatgggcatgggaaTCTCGAGGAAGAACAGCGATGCCCTGTACTCCCAGCAATCGAGGAGCTCGTCCGAGAAACTATACAATGGTTCGTCCTCTCTGGGTGGCAATCCGGGAGTGAATAGTTCTTCGGGAGCAGGGGGAgtaggaggaggaggaggtggtggtgcCCTGCTACCCAACGATGGGTTGTATGTGAATCCCATGCGCAATGGCGGCATGTACAATACGCCTTCGCCGAATGGCAGCATCTCCGGTGAATCCTTCTTCCTGCACGATCCGCAGGATATCATCTACAACCGCGTGAGGGATTTGTTCGTGGACTCCGATTGCAGCAGCAGTGTGAAGCAGCACGGCAAGAGCCATGACCACGcccactcacactcacactcgcaCCAGCTGATGCAGTCGAAGGCCGGCAATGCCATGACCATCCAGGCGGACGTCCACTCCAGCTCCAGTGGAGCGGGCAGTGGCTCCGACGAGTCGGTGTCCATCTCCTCCAGCTTCAACTCGCCgaagcagcagccgcagcagctgcGCAGCCAGAGCTTCAATCGccacggcagcagcagcaacatcagcaataTAAGCAACATCAGCGCCAGCGGCAACATCAagaacaacatcaacaacaacagcaacaactatAAGCCGCACAAGGGGCTGCCAAACAATCAGAATGGCGGCGGGGATCACGACTACGAGGACATCTATTTGGTGCGCGAGGAGTCGCGcaagcagcaccagcagcagcaccagttgcaacagcagcaacagcagcagcaaaatcagCTGCAACACCAAGccgtgcagcagcaacaacacaaatACAACGTGGGACGCTCGCGATCGAGGGACAGTGGCTCCCATTCGCGTTCGGCCAGTGCCAGTTCCACCAGGAGCACGGACATTGTGCTGCAGTACAGCAATCAT CATTTGAACAACAAGCGCAACAtgaacaacagcagcaacatcatcaacagcagcagcaacatcgctttgaccaacaacaacaataacagccTGCTGAATCGCAATAAGTCGCATTCGATCATTGGACTGCACAGCAGCAAGTACGACTCCTCGCTGAAGGACAACTACAGTGCGAAGAATGTGAATCTGAAGAATCAGCTGCTGAACGGCGGCATCAAGAGCGACACCTACGAGAGCGTCTGTCCGCCGGAGGATGTGGCCGAGCGGACCAAGCAGACGCACAAGAACTCCATGATCCGCAACAATCTGGCGGATACCTCGaccatcagcaacaacaacaacaacaacagcaacaacagcatcagcggcagcaacaacaacatcagcaacatgaGCAACATGAACGGCGGCAGTCAGAGCAGCAGGAATCTCAAGCGGGTCTCCTCGGCGCCGCCAATGCAAAATTTGGCTGTGG TTAATGGACCACCTCCACCACCCTTGCCGCCACCATTGGGGGCACCTGCTCAGCAGCAGCGCAATAATTTGAACGCCGAGCAGTCCAACAACATGAATGCCAACAATGGCATTTACAAGAAGAATGTCTTTGGACCGAATCTGGGTCCAGCCACCGTCGCTGCTCCTCCGCCAGTTCCGGCTCCCAATCCCATAGTCGCCGATGCCGTTGACTCGGATTCCGGACTCGAGGTGGTCGAGGAGCCGAGCTTGAGGCCATCGGAACTGGTGCGCGGCAACCACAATCGCACCATGTCCACCATTTCGG CGAACAAGAAAGCCAAGCTGCTCAATGCCAGCAGCACAAATGGAGTTAGTGCCGCCAGTCCGGAGGATTCCCGATCCGGAGGAGGTgtaaatggaaatggcaatggAAATCATACTGCTCCTGGAGCAACCAACAATAGCAATGCCCATTTTTATGGATATGCAGAGGGTGTTAAGGGTCAGAGGGGCAATGGAAATGCaaatggaagtggaaatggaaatggaagcTATCCCAATCAGCAGCCGCATTATCAGAGCAACCAGCATCATCAGTACACGCCCAGCTTGTATGGAGGTGGCTCCTCCGCCGAGGACCACTACGAGCTcacccagcagcagcagcagatctACGGGGAAACCCACTTGGCCGGCGGACAGCGGACGGGCGGACCCAATCTGGTCAACAAGCAGCTGGTGCTGCCGTTTGTGCCGCCCAGTTTTCCCAATAAATCACAAGACGGCGTCACGCATCTCATCAAGCCGTCCGAGTATCTCAAGAGCATCAGCATCGACAAGCGTTCGTGTCCATCCTCCGCCCG CTCCACGGACACGGAGGACTACATGCAGATACAGAtcgcccagcagcagcagcagcaggtgcacCATTCGCAGCTCCACTCGCAGCATCCGCAgtcgcatccgcatccgcaccACCCACATCCGCACCACCCCCATCCGCACCAGCTGCATGGAATGGGCGAgcagccgccgctgccgcctccgccgccgccccTGCCCCACGGCATGCTGCCGCCGCAGCCGCCCATGATGGGTCCGCCGATGGGCGGGGCGGGCGGCCAGGATGTCACCATGTCCGGCAAGTCGCACAAGCCCAAGAAGCCGCACGGATCGGCGCCCAACAGCCAGGACACGGCCACCAGGAAGCAGCACCAGCCCCTCTCGGCCATCTCCATACAGGATCTGAACAGCGTCCAG CTGCGCCGCACGGACACGCAGAAGGTGCCGAAGCCCTACCAGATGCCCGCTCGCAGCCTGAGCATGCAGTGCCTGACCTCCAGCACGGACACCTATCTCAAGTCCGACCTGATTGCCGAGCTGAAGATCTCCAAGGACATACCCGGCATCAAGAAGATGAAGGTGGAGCAGCAGATGGCCAGCCGGATGGACTCGGAGCACTACATGGAGATCACCAAGCAGTTTTCGGGCAACAACTACGTGGATCAG ATCTACTTGCAGATACCGGAACGGGACCAGGCCGGCAACGCCATACCCGACTGGAAGCGCCAGATGATGGCCAAGAAGGCGGCCGAGCGGGCCAAGAAGGACTTCGAGGAGCGGATGGCCCAGGAGGCGGAGTCGCGCCGCCTGTCCCAGATCCCCCAGTGGAAGCGGGATCTACTGGCACGGCGCGAGGAGACGGAGAACAAGCTGAA GGCGGCCATCTACACGCCCAAGGTGGAGGAGAACAACCGGGTGGCGGACACCTGGCGGCTGAAGAATCGCGCCATGTCCATCgacaacatcaacatcaatcTGGCCGGCATGGAGCAGCACTACCAGCAGATCCAGttccaacagcagcagcagcagcagcagcatcagcatcagcagctccaacagcagcatcagcagctcCAACAGCAACTCCACCAGTTGGGCAACAAGGAGAACCATGGCGATCTAAAAAGTGCTGATCAGGATCAGGAGCAGGCCGTCGGTGGCGTCCAGGAGCTCCTCGAATCCTCGGAGGGCAGTCAGGGACacggcgaggaggaggaggacaaCATCATTCCGTGGCGCGCCCAGTTGCGCAAGACCAACAGTCGCCTCAGCCTGATCTGA
- the LOC128260458 gene encoding uncharacterized protein DDB_G0283357 isoform X6, which translates to MPKPTATSAAAAAAATATMKSYFSTINVKKGLLGRMTTSLTSYRRSKQKSKSNNDIHTIIATEVTTAILSSSVHSSTGSELEEGNPPAVATLIEELQDSRNEEQERDRDRDRDRNRDRDRERDREQQNHQQKDTQMESHHHRKAAVEVVRQQMQDDEDQDSNEDDEATPMMSGVGRKEQNNRRSVVSANTQMDNDVTPVYLAAQEGHLEVLKFLVLEAGGSLYVRARDGMAPIHAASQMGCLDCLKWMVQDQGVDPNLRDGDGATPLHFAASRGHLSVVRWLLNHGAKLSLDKYGKSPINDAAENQQVECLNVLVQHGTSVDYNAKSSSQRHKSQQQLHHQQHQQQQQQHQQQQQQHQQQQQHLSSSCNSNSNSSKQTSRSNTIKSKSSSTLSSDVEPFYLHPPAITGGAGGSAMGLGMAMSMGMSMGMGMGISRKNSDALYSQQSRSSSEKLYNGSSSLGGNPGVNSSSGAGGVGGGGGGGALLPNDGLYVNPMRNGGMYNTPSPNGSISGESFFLHDPQDIIYNRVRDLFVDSDCSSSVKQHGKSHDHAHSHSHSHQLMQSKAGNAMTIQADVHSSSSGAGSGSDESVSISSSFNSPKQQPQQLRSQSFNRHGSSSNISNISNISASGNIKNNINNNSNNYKPHKGLPNNQNGGGDHDYEDIYLVREESRKQHQQQHQLQQQQQQQQNQLQHQAVQQQQHKYNVGRSRSRDSGSHSRSASASSTRSTDIVLQYSNHHLNNKRNMNNSSNIINSSSNIALTNNNNNSLLNRNKSHSIIGLHSSKYDSSLKDNYSAKNVNLKNQLLNGGIKSDTYESVCPPEDVAERTKQTHKNSMIRNNLADTSTISNNNNNNSNNSISGSNNNISNMSNMNGGSQSSRNLKRVSSAPPMQNLAVVNGPPPPPLPPPLGAPAQQQRNNLNAEQSNNMNANNGIYKKNVFGPNLGPATVAAPPPVPAPNPIVADAVDSDSGLEVVEEPSLRPSELVRGNHNRTMSTISANKKAKLLNASSTNGVSAASPEDSRSGGGVNGNGNGNHTAPGATNNSNAHFYGYAEGVKGQRGNGNANGSGNGNGSYPNQQPHYQSNQHHQYTPSLYGGGSSAEDHYELTQQQQQIYGETHLAGGQRTGGPNLVNKQLVLPFVPPSFPNKSQDGVTHLIKPSEYLKSISIDKRSCPSSARSTDTEDYMQIQIAQQQQQQVHHSQLHSQHPQSHPHPHHPHPHHPHPHQLHGMGEQPPLPPPPPPLPHGMLPPQPPMMGPPMGGAGGQDVTMSGKSHKPKKPHGSAPNSQDTATRKQHQPLSAISIQDLNSVQLRRTDTQKVPKPYQMPARSLSMQCLTSSTDTYLKSDLIAELKISKDIPGIKKMKVEQQMASRMDSEHYMEITKQFSGNNYVDQIPERDQAGNAIPDWKRQMMAKKAAERAKKDFEERMAQEAESRRLSQIPQWKRDLLARREETENKLKAAIYTPKVEENNRVADTWRLKNRAMSIDNININLAGMEQHYQQIQFQQQQQQQQHQHQQLQQQHQQLQQQLHQLGNKENHGDLKSADQDQEQAVGGVQELLESSEGSQGHGEEEEDNIIPWRAQLRKTNSRLSLI; encoded by the exons CTACTTCTCCACGATCAACGTTAAGAAGGGCCTCCTTGGTCGCATGACCACCAGCCTGACCTCCTACCGTCGCAGCAAGCAGAAGTCCAAGTCGAACAATGACATCCACACGATCATCGCCACGGAAGTAACGACCGCCATCCTGAGCAGCAGTGTGCACAGCAGCACGGGATCGGAGCTCGAGGAGGGTAATCCCCCAGCCGTTGCCACGCTCATCGAGGAGCTCCAGGATTCCAGGAACGAGGAGCAAGAACGGGATCGGGATAGGGATAGAGATCGGAATCGGGATAGGGATAGGGAAAGGGATAGGGAGCAACAAAACCATCAGCAGAAGGATACCCAAATGGAGTCGCATCACCATCGCAAGGCCGCCGTGGAGGTGGTGCGCCAGCAAATGCAAGACGACGAGGATCAGGACTCCAACGAGGATGACGAGGCCACGCCCATGATGAGCGGCGTGGGGCGGAAGGAGCAGAACAACCGACGCAGCGTCGTCAG CGCCAATACGCAAATGGACAACGATGTCACGCCCGTCTATTTGGCGGCGCAGGAGGGCCACTTGGAGGTGCTCAAGTTTCTGGTGCTCGAGGCCGGCGGCTCTTTGTACGTCCGTGCACGCGACGGCATGGCACCGATCCATGCCGCTTCACAAATGGGCTGCTTGGATTGCCTCAAATGGATG GTCCAAGATCAAGGTGTGGATCCCAATTTGAGGGATGGCGATGGAGCCACGCCCCTGCACTTTGCCGCCTCCCGGGGCCATTTGTCCGTAGTCCGTTGGTTGCTCAATCATGGAGCGAAATTGTCCCTCGATAAGTACGGCAAATCGCCAATTAACGATGCTGCAGAAAATCAGCAGGTTGAG TGCCTGAATGTCTTGGTTCAGCATGGCACTTCGGTGGATTACAATGCCAAGAGCAGCTCGCAGAGGCACAAGTCGCAGCAGCAACTAcaccaccagcaacatcagcagcagcagcaacagcaccagcagcagcagcagcaacaccagcaacagcagcaacacctgagcagcagctgcaactcaaactcaaattcCTCGAAGCAAACGAGTCGCAGCAATACGATCAAGTCCAAGTCCTCCTCGACTTTGAGCTCCGACGTGGAGCCATTCTACTTGCATCCACCGGCCATCACAGGCGGAGCTGGAGGATCGGCAATGGGCCTGGGCATGGCCATGAGCATGGGCATgagcatgggcatgggcatgggaaTCTCGAGGAAGAACAGCGATGCCCTGTACTCCCAGCAATCGAGGAGCTCGTCCGAGAAACTATACAATGGTTCGTCCTCTCTGGGTGGCAATCCGGGAGTGAATAGTTCTTCGGGAGCAGGGGGAgtaggaggaggaggaggtggtggtgcCCTGCTACCCAACGATGGGTTGTATGTGAATCCCATGCGCAATGGCGGCATGTACAATACGCCTTCGCCGAATGGCAGCATCTCCGGTGAATCCTTCTTCCTGCACGATCCGCAGGATATCATCTACAACCGCGTGAGGGATTTGTTCGTGGACTCCGATTGCAGCAGCAGTGTGAAGCAGCACGGCAAGAGCCATGACCACGcccactcacactcacactcgcaCCAGCTGATGCAGTCGAAGGCCGGCAATGCCATGACCATCCAGGCGGACGTCCACTCCAGCTCCAGTGGAGCGGGCAGTGGCTCCGACGAGTCGGTGTCCATCTCCTCCAGCTTCAACTCGCCgaagcagcagccgcagcagctgcGCAGCCAGAGCTTCAATCGccacggcagcagcagcaacatcagcaataTAAGCAACATCAGCGCCAGCGGCAACATCAagaacaacatcaacaacaacagcaacaactatAAGCCGCACAAGGGGCTGCCAAACAATCAGAATGGCGGCGGGGATCACGACTACGAGGACATCTATTTGGTGCGCGAGGAGTCGCGcaagcagcaccagcagcagcaccagttgcaacagcagcaacagcagcagcaaaatcagCTGCAACACCAAGccgtgcagcagcaacaacacaaatACAACGTGGGACGCTCGCGATCGAGGGACAGTGGCTCCCATTCGCGTTCGGCCAGTGCCAGTTCCACCAGGAGCACGGACATTGTGCTGCAGTACAGCAATCAT CATTTGAACAACAAGCGCAACAtgaacaacagcagcaacatcatcaacagcagcagcaacatcgctttgaccaacaacaacaataacagccTGCTGAATCGCAATAAGTCGCATTCGATCATTGGACTGCACAGCAGCAAGTACGACTCCTCGCTGAAGGACAACTACAGTGCGAAGAATGTGAATCTGAAGAATCAGCTGCTGAACGGCGGCATCAAGAGCGACACCTACGAGAGCGTCTGTCCGCCGGAGGATGTGGCCGAGCGGACCAAGCAGACGCACAAGAACTCCATGATCCGCAACAATCTGGCGGATACCTCGaccatcagcaacaacaacaacaacaacagcaacaacagcatcagcggcagcaacaacaacatcagcaacatgaGCAACATGAACGGCGGCAGTCAGAGCAGCAGGAATCTCAAGCGGGTCTCCTCGGCGCCGCCAATGCAAAATTTGGCTGTGG TTAATGGACCACCTCCACCACCCTTGCCGCCACCATTGGGGGCACCTGCTCAGCAGCAGCGCAATAATTTGAACGCCGAGCAGTCCAACAACATGAATGCCAACAATGGCATTTACAAGAAGAATGTCTTTGGACCGAATCTGGGTCCAGCCACCGTCGCTGCTCCTCCGCCAGTTCCGGCTCCCAATCCCATAGTCGCCGATGCCGTTGACTCGGATTCCGGACTCGAGGTGGTCGAGGAGCCGAGCTTGAGGCCATCGGAACTGGTGCGCGGCAACCACAATCGCACCATGTCCACCATTTCGG CGAACAAGAAAGCCAAGCTGCTCAATGCCAGCAGCACAAATGGAGTTAGTGCCGCCAGTCCGGAGGATTCCCGATCCGGAGGAGGTgtaaatggaaatggcaatggAAATCATACTGCTCCTGGAGCAACCAACAATAGCAATGCCCATTTTTATGGATATGCAGAGGGTGTTAAGGGTCAGAGGGGCAATGGAAATGCaaatggaagtggaaatggaaatggaagcTATCCCAATCAGCAGCCGCATTATCAGAGCAACCAGCATCATCAGTACACGCCCAGCTTGTATGGAGGTGGCTCCTCCGCCGAGGACCACTACGAGCTcacccagcagcagcagcagatctACGGGGAAACCCACTTGGCCGGCGGACAGCGGACGGGCGGACCCAATCTGGTCAACAAGCAGCTGGTGCTGCCGTTTGTGCCGCCCAGTTTTCCCAATAAATCACAAGACGGCGTCACGCATCTCATCAAGCCGTCCGAGTATCTCAAGAGCATCAGCATCGACAAGCGTTCGTGTCCATCCTCCGCCCG CTCCACGGACACGGAGGACTACATGCAGATACAGAtcgcccagcagcagcagcagcaggtgcacCATTCGCAGCTCCACTCGCAGCATCCGCAgtcgcatccgcatccgcaccACCCACATCCGCACCACCCCCATCCGCACCAGCTGCATGGAATGGGCGAgcagccgccgctgccgcctccgccgccgccccTGCCCCACGGCATGCTGCCGCCGCAGCCGCCCATGATGGGTCCGCCGATGGGCGGGGCGGGCGGCCAGGATGTCACCATGTCCGGCAAGTCGCACAAGCCCAAGAAGCCGCACGGATCGGCGCCCAACAGCCAGGACACGGCCACCAGGAAGCAGCACCAGCCCCTCTCGGCCATCTCCATACAGGATCTGAACAGCGTCCAG CTGCGCCGCACGGACACGCAGAAGGTGCCGAAGCCCTACCAGATGCCCGCTCGCAGCCTGAGCATGCAGTGCCTGACCTCCAGCACGGACACCTATCTCAAGTCCGACCTGATTGCCGAGCTGAAGATCTCCAAGGACATACCCGGCATCAAGAAGATGAAGGTGGAGCAGCAGATGGCCAGCCGGATGGACTCGGAGCACTACATGGAGATCACCAAGCAGTTTTCGGGCAACAACTACGTGGATCAG ATACCGGAACGGGACCAGGCCGGCAACGCCATACCCGACTGGAAGCGCCAGATGATGGCCAAGAAGGCGGCCGAGCGGGCCAAGAAGGACTTCGAGGAGCGGATGGCCCAGGAGGCGGAGTCGCGCCGCCTGTCCCAGATCCCCCAGTGGAAGCGGGATCTACTGGCACGGCGCGAGGAGACGGAGAACAAGCTGAA GGCGGCCATCTACACGCCCAAGGTGGAGGAGAACAACCGGGTGGCGGACACCTGGCGGCTGAAGAATCGCGCCATGTCCATCgacaacatcaacatcaatcTGGCCGGCATGGAGCAGCACTACCAGCAGATCCAGttccaacagcagcagcagcagcagcagcatcagcatcagcagctccaacagcagcatcagcagctcCAACAGCAACTCCACCAGTTGGGCAACAAGGAGAACCATGGCGATCTAAAAAGTGCTGATCAGGATCAGGAGCAGGCCGTCGGTGGCGTCCAGGAGCTCCTCGAATCCTCGGAGGGCAGTCAGGGACacggcgaggaggaggaggacaaCATCATTCCGTGGCGCGCCCAGTTGCGCAAGACCAACAGTCGCCTCAGCCTGATCTGA